From Polaribacter haliotis:
CGCTTTTTGTGCTTCTGCAATTGCATGTAACGTTAAAGTTGTTTTACCAGAAGATTCTGGTCCGTAAATTTCAATAACTCTACCTCTTGGATAACCACCTACGCCTAAAGCTAAATCTAATCCTAAAGAACCAGATGAAATTGCATCTATATCTTCTGTAACTACATCTCCTAATTTCATTACAGAACCTTTTCCATAAGTCTTATCTAACTTATCTAGAGTTAGTTGAAGTGCTTTAAGTTTTGCTGCTTTTTCTTTATCTGCTGCCATAAATGTTGCTAATTTTATTTTTGAATAAGTGCCACAAGTTACAAAAAACAACTTTCAATTTCCTAATAATTACTATTGATTTTTGTACTATTGTTTCATCAAAAATAAATGATGAAAGATTTTATTAAATTAAAAGAAAAAAATAGTGTTGCAACCATTGAAAAAGGAGAATTAATCTCTTTTAAAGTTGATGGTTCTGAATATATTCACCAAAAAGGAAGCAAAGGTTGGCGAAAATCGGATGACGAAATGTTTCCTATAATTGGACCTGTTTCTAAAAATAATTTTAGAGTGCATACCAAAAAAGGAGATGCCATTCAAGACCAACATGGTTTGTTACGTGAAATGGATTATGTTTTAATTTCTTCGGATGAAAAGACTGCTAAATTCAGTAAAAAGTATGTAAAAAACACGAAGCTAATCAACAGTAAATATCCTGAAAAATCTACTGAAGAAAAATTATTTTGGCCTTTCGATTTTGCGTTTGAAAAGCATTTTTCTTTAGAAAATAATACGTTAAAAATCGATTTTATAATTACTGCTGAAGCTGGAATGCCTTTTATGTTGGGTTATCATCCTGCTTTTTTATTATCTAATTCTGGAAAGGATACTTTACTTGCAAATGATAAAAAAATAACTTTAGAAGAAATTTACGAAGTTGGACACAATGCTTTTCCTGTGTTAAATACTGATAAAATAATTTTAGAAAATTCAGATAGAAATCATTTAGAGATTTCAACAACAAACTTTAATAATTTTATGTTGTGGACAGAAGTTGATAATATGTTATGTATTGAGCCAATATCGCAATATACTTCTTATACAGACGAAAAATTTTCTGAAGAAAATATGCGTATTTCTTCTGGAAAAGAGGAGTTTTCTATAACTATTAAAGTATTATAAATTGATAAAAAAACACCGTCATTTTATCATTCACAAACCTTGGGGAATGATTTCTCAATTTGTAAATCCTGCAAAAAGGAAGAAAAAATTATTGGGAGATTTACACGATTTTCCTGAAGGAACCATGG
This genomic window contains:
- a CDS encoding aldose 1-epimerase, giving the protein MMKDFIKLKEKNSVATIEKGELISFKVDGSEYIHQKGSKGWRKSDDEMFPIIGPVSKNNFRVHTKKGDAIQDQHGLLREMDYVLISSDEKTAKFSKKYVKNTKLINSKYPEKSTEEKLFWPFDFAFEKHFSLENNTLKIDFIITAEAGMPFMLGYHPAFLLSNSGKDTLLANDKKITLEEIYEVGHNAFPVLNTDKIILENSDRNHLEISTTNFNNFMLWTEVDNMLCIEPISQYTSYTDEKFSEENMRISSGKEEFSITIKVL